One window of Metopolophium dirhodum isolate CAU chromosome 3, ASM1992520v1, whole genome shotgun sequence genomic DNA carries:
- the LOC132941057 gene encoding mucin-2 produces MVGTDTRWLVTLCLLSAAQCVPSRVTSQSETDSEDSRRVLGSSVVTSVSVIMDHGNGTKTYFADGQSKNIHKPTDTIIGSPGNLLSPDRYEFYTFDETGDLVKRLMTLDEIHGLIAGADPESVMADASPTYYHDALSSHSSEALMHLPASDLESLDAPAVHKVLESVQNVLKNEMAANSGKPIPSMSSTSLHRPDSASAWSALFPGLIETPDDVAHLSGYLLPSKTTESMDIPLTKKPLSSTKAPLVSMQPQSTTLKLPQSSIKTQIATTTEKVRSTPKYSTVKPEVTTKFTPTQSTTHSTIHSTTQSPTQSTTQWTTLKPSTTKKPFRPIQSFEKQKPALQKPILMLHSTAKPSIMADSLEINKEMSASISDMLSQVTDSQSSNHKPLQTNDLVEKDSTADYIPEESSPELSYYSPIAMSLSTGGALKPVTEALTSARKPPITMTYKTSTTDKPFLHKTTPTITATRFAPPKSNVTKPRPYANATTASYMTKPSSINKFNATTVSTTRNNYQYPPSNMSTKYMQKITQTTQAYPNKLIDSFVKVVNKTINNATLSVKKPIDTFWNSTEETKNKFVKEPVKVFQTKVTSNRPNGINRTNVTLSNRIQELKTTAIPNFGYGSSTTTVRSQTEPDKYVSVKVEEWPMTAQHPTAYPSTIPYMSTEKSFFSSNSQPLNSVTDANVIRDLISSFMTKSSTASSVSTSTVSPTTVSAQQTLTASMSTTTPSVVNTITGIPVSMISSSVGDLVTTTTTTTTTNETTPTTTTPTTTTSTTTTPTITTSTTTETAAVTKLETTTEKIMEAVKTAVEAADTGVTVVTTTAASTSAASTTTVGTTAAQITTGTPIAQTAASAAVGSIVSSTSARTTATNATEVTFTTPESDTQYVPVTHFLPELQLKDRPETENNNSAPGVDLMLKDGINAVASMLQNTQKPAVATVLETEYQEIGERPYEKLSSAEGKQSSTEQASRKQATVKSDYDETTTFAVSENAATQDFYDFTTNSAELVTKFLEPHDTIAAESVTTNNTEEAMRNSEPSMEMLTVFNVSSTGGPGQVAKLDDLSSETQVFFDTTTPFENRGAVTNPETGNEESVTTTFTPYVAPVTREVTMSAVTMPSTSTTTTIQPSLTSVKSAIATATVSTAATVETASAAVTATTAESEVQNSMTAVSENSTVAVKNYTTWSTPATVTLPPAVKSPGPSSNAYRPQMANSASPSTVELHPAPHESMGMEASVAFLGDDVRRFADLCNELSFKMWTAVTGKGQIASRSLVLSPFELTAMLAMVFLGARGSTSGQMNDVLRLDDMVTFNPHQVLRNITHSITNINNPGVATASFVREIYSHKGNGKILEFYKERVQQYYDGHVEEVDFNTIGDVLRRRTNLLVKRQTLGRVVEYLRGSGLSLTPPFAAFSANVFQTSCESASTEGRDGEMYFVVRPSTRQRRLVPVPAAVWRGGFLAGYEPGLDATAVCLGPDSAVSTILVLPGQQGQVAPGDGLARLEQRLIETSYRRGGWSRVLRSLLPRPGLELQVPRFSHRSVLNATAALQKMGLRDVFSDQKADLRGVNGLYDLYLSDMLQVNTFSTCGEDTIGARHHVETYPASPQRMGRAGRDGGHESGPSGDSEDGHGSGPSGDSEDGHGSGHESVLNSSHDGGRRKRSAEDLPLHSPYSHLPLNLRPRQARLPDVPRLRFDRPFLYLVRHNPTGMIIYLGRFNPRLLP; encoded by the exons ATGGTGGGTACCGACACCCGGTGGCTGGTGACCCTGTGCTTGCTCTCTGCAGCGCAATGTGTTCCTTCCAGGGTTACGTCTCAATCGGAAACAGATTCCGAAGATTCAAGAAGAGTTCTTGGTTCAag tgtGGTAACATCAGTATCTGTGATAATGGATCATGGAAATGGCACCAAAACATATTTTGCTGATGGACAAAGTAAAAACATACATAAACCTACAGATACCATAATCGGTAGTCCTGGTAATTTATTATCACCAGACCGTTATGAGTTTTATACATTTGACGAAACGGGAGATTTAGTTAAACGGCTAATGACACTGGATGAAATACATGGTTTAATTGCTGGAGCAGATCCAGAATCAGTGATGGCTGACGCTTCCCCTACATATTATCATGATGCACTGTCAAGTCATTCATCAGAAGCACTTATGCACTTACCCGCTTCCGATCTCGAATCACTAGATGCACCAGCAGTTCACAAGGTTCTGGAAAGTGTACAAAATGTACTGAAAAATGAAATGGCTGCTAACTCGGGCAAACCCATTCCTTCTATGTCAAGCACATCTTTACATCGCCCAGATTCAGCGTCCGCGTGGTCAGCCTTATTCCCAGGACTAATTGAAACTCCAGATGACGTAGCTCATCTTTCCGGATACTTGCTTCCGTCCAAAACAACTGAGTCAATGGACATTCCATTGACGAAAAAACCATTGTCATCTACTAAGGCACCGTTAGTATCAATGCAACCTCAATCGACGACACTTAAATTGCCACAGTCATCTATAAAAACGCAAATAGCCACTACAACAGAAAAAGTGAGGTCAACACCGAAATACTCCACTGTCAAACCTGAAGTAACAACAAAATTTACTCCAACACAATCAACAACACACTCAACAATACACTCAACAACACAATCACCAACACAGTCAACAACACAGTGGACAACACTTAAACCATCAACGACTAAAAAACCTTTTAGGCCAATACAGTCATTCGAGAAACAAAAACCAGCActacaaaaaccaattttaatgtTGCATTCAACTGCTAAACCATCTATTATGGCAGATAGTCTTGAGATAAATAAAGAAATGTCAGCTTCTATATCAGATATGCTGTCGCAAGTGACTGACAGTCAATCATCCAACCACAAACCTTTACAGACTAATGATTTAGTAGAAAAAGATAGTACAGCAGATTATATACCCGAAGAGAGTTCACCAGAATTAAGCTACTACAGTCCAATAGCAATGTCATTGAGCACTGGTGGTGCTTTGAAACCAGTAACTGAAGCTTTGACATCAGCTAGAAAACCTCCAATTACAATGACATATAAAACTTCAACTACAGATAAGCCATTTTTGCACAAGACCACCCCTACCATCACAGCAACACGATTTGCACCGCCCAAGTCTAATGTGACTAAACCTCGACCATATGCAAATGCTACGACAGCCTCTTATATGACAAAGCCATcatcaattaataaatttaatgcgACTACTGTTTCTACTACTAGAAATAACTACCAGTACCCACCAAGTAACATGTCAACTAAATATATGCAAAAGATTACACAAACCACTCAAGCTTAcccaaataaattaattgatagTTTCGTAAAAGTTGTTAACAAAACGATAAATAATGCAACTCTCAGCGTGAAAAAACCAATAGACACATTTTGGAATTCCACCGAGGAGACGAAGAATAAATTCGTCAAAGAACCTGTTAAAGTTTTCCAGACTAAAGTCACTTCAAATCGACCAAATGGCATAAATCGAACGAATGTCACTCTATCAAATCGCATACAAGAATTAAAAACTACGGCTATTCCAAATTTCGGATATGGTTCATCTACAACAACGGTTCGTAGTCAAACAGAACCCGATAAATATGTATCAGTGAAAGTAGAAGAATGGCCAATGACCGCTCAACATCCAACAGCATACCCTTCGACTATTCCATACATGAGtaccgaaaaatcgttcttttCCAGCAACAGTCAGCCACTGAACTCCGTTACAGACGCTAACGTGATTAGAGATTTAATATCGTCTTTTATGACTAAATCGTCAACAGCTTCCAGCGTCTCTACTAGTACCGTATCCCCAACTACTGTTAGCGCTCAACAAACGCTCACTGCCTCCATGTCGACAACAACACCGTCGGTGGTAAATACTATAACTGGAATTCCGGTATCAATGATCTCGTCTTCAGTTGGAGATTTagtgacaacaacaacaacaacaactacgACGAATGAAACAACACCAACTACAACAACACCAACTACAACAACATCGACTACAACAACACCAACTATAACAACATCAACCACAACAGAAACAGCGGCAGTTACGAAATTGGAAACCACAACGGAAAAAATAATGGAAGCAGTAAAAACTGCTGTGGAAGCTGCAGATACAGGTGTAACTGTAGTGACGACAACTGCGGCTTCAACGAGTGCAGCGAGTACTACGACGGTCGGTACGACGGCTGCTCAGATAACAACAGGTACACCGATAGCACAGACAGCGGCTAGTGCAGCAGTAGGTTCGATAGTGTCCAGTACGTCGGCTAGGACCACAGCCACTAATGCGACCGAGGTCACGTTTACAACACCAGAATCGGATACTCAATACGTTCCGGTCACACATTTCCTTCCGGAATTACAACTGAAAGACAGACCAGAAACCGAAAACAACAACAGTGCGCCCGGCGTAGACCTGATGCTCAAAGACGGTATAAATGCCGTGGCTAGCATGTTGCAAAACACACAAAAGCCGGCGGTGGCGACGGTTCTTGAAACGGAGTACCAAGAAATTGGCGAGCGCCCCTACGAGAAATTGTCTTCGGCTGAGGGAAAACAATCATCCACTGAACAAGCCAGCCGAAAACAGGCGACGGTTAAGTCAGACTATGACGAGACCACCACATTTGCCGTGTCCGAGAACGCGGCCACGCAGGACTTTTACGACTTCACTACGAATTCAGCGGAGTTGGTTACCAAGTTCCTGGAGCCGCACGACACGATCGCTGCAGAATCGGTGACCACCAACAACACAGAAGAGGCGATGCGAAATTCAGAACCAAGCATGGAAATGTTGACTGTGTTCAATGTCAGTTCCACTGGTGGTCCCGGGCAAGTGGCTAAACTGGACGATTTATCATCGGAAACGCAAGTGTTTTTCGACACCACCACGCCATTTGAAAACCGTGGCGCCGTTACCAATCCAGAAACCGGCAACGAAGAATCAGTAACCACAACGTTCACCCCTTATGTCGCCCCGGTGACGAGGGAGGTGACAATGTCAGCTGTAACCATGCCGTCCACATCGACCACCACGACGATACAACCATCACTGACATCAGTGAAATCAGCAATAGCAACAGCAACAGTATCAACAGCAGCAACAGTAGAAACAGCATCGGCAGCAGTAACAGCCACGACGGCAGAGTCTGAAGTCCAAAACTCGATGACGGCAGTATCTGAAAACTCTACGGTGGCCGTGAAAAACTACACCACTTGGTCCACGCCAGCCACGGTCACTCTGCCGCCTGCAGTAAAATCGCCTGGACCGTCGTCCAATGCTTATAGACCACAGATGGCCAACAGTGCGTCTCCGTCCACAGTCGAACTGCATCCTGCGCCACACGAGAGCATGGGAATGGAAGCGAGTGTAGCGTTTTTGGGCGATGATGTGCGCCGATTTGCTGACCTTTGTAACGAGTTGTCATTCAAGATGTGGACAGCCGTTACCGGAAAAGGTCAGATAGCCTCCAGAAGTCTGGTGCTATCTCCGTTCGAGCTGACTGCTATGCTGGCCATGGTATTCCTAGGTGCCCGTGGTTCTACTTCCGGTCAAATGAACGACGTGCTTAGGCTTGATGACATGGTCACTTTCAATCCTCACCAAGTACTCAGGAACATTACGCACTCAATAACCAACATCAACAATCCAGGTGTGGCCACCGCGTCTTTCGTCCGGGAAATCTACAGCCACAAG ggaaATGGAAAAATACTAGAATTCTATAAAGAACGAGTACAGCAGTATTATGATGGACACGTAGAAGAAGTAGACTTCAATACGATAGGAGACGTTTTAAGGAGACGAACCAATTTATTAGTCAAAAGACAAACTTTGGGTCGTGTTGTGGAATATCTTCGTGGTTCTGGATTGAGTTTGACACCACCATTCGCCGCATTCAGTGCTAACGTATTCcag ACGAGCTGCGAGAGCGCGTCCACCGAGGGCAGAGACGGCGAAATGTACTTCGTGGTGAGACCGTCGACCAGACAACGGCGCCTGGTCCCAGTGCCGGCGGCCGTGTGGCGCGGCGGATTCCTGGCCGGCTACGAACCCGGGCTGGACGCGACGGCCGTTTGCCTGGGCCCGGACTCGGCGGTGTCCACCATACTGGTGCTGCCGGGCCAACAGGGCCAGGTGGCCCCGGGCGACGGCCTCGCCCGGTTGGAACAGCGGCTGATCGAGACGTCGTACCGGCGGGGCGGTTGGTCTCGGGTGCTCCGGAGCCTGTTGCCCCGACCGGGGCTCGAGCTGCAAGTGCCGAGGTTCTCGCACCGATCCGTGCTGAACGCCACGGCCGCCCTGCAGAAGATGGGCCTGCGGGACGTGTTCAGCGACCAGAAGGCCGACCTGCGCGGCGTCAACGGGCTGTACGACCTGTACCTGTCCGACATGCTGCAGGTGAACACGTTCAGCACGTGCGGCGAGGACACCATCGGCGCCCGGCACCACGTGGAGACGTACCCGGCGTCGCCGCAGCGGATGGGCCGTGCCGGCCGCGACGGCGGCCACGAGAGCGGCCCGAGTGGCGACAGCGAAGACGGCCACGGGAGCGGCCCGAGTGGCGACAGCGAAGACGGCCACGGGAGCGGCCACGAGAGCGTCCTCAATAGTAGCCACGACGGTGGTCGCCGGAAGCGCAGCGCCGAAGATCTGCCGCTGCACAGCCCGTACTCGCATTTGCCGCTCAACCTGCGGCCAAGGCAGGCGCGGCTCCCGGACGTGCCGAGGCTCCGGTTCGACAGGCCGTTCCTTTACCTGGTCAGGCACAATCCCACAGGGATGATAATCTACCTGGGTAGGTTTAACCCGAGGCTGTTGCCGTGA